ACCACTGACACTGACCACCAGGCGACAGGGCACCGGCACCCGCTCGATCGCCCCAGACCACGCTCCACAAGGCAACACCGAACCATGCCACCTCCGCGAAAAACGGCACGCCGCACCACCGCCGATCGACCGACCACCCCCGCGAATCCGGCCATCACCAGACATCCGACCAGCACCACGAATCCGGCCGCCGTCGACCGGCCTACCACGGATGAACCTCCGACCACTGCTGCGAATCCGGCGGCCGCCGAACATCCGGCCGATGCCATTCGTCAGACCATCACCGGATATCCGACCAACAGGGATCATCCAACCACCGCCGATCATTCGGCCACCTCGGATCATCCGACCAACACCGATCGTCCGACCAACGCGAATCATTCGGCCACCTCCGGTCACCCGACCAACGCGAATCATTCAGCCACCGCGGATCGTTCGGCCGTCGCCATTCGTCAGACCACCCCCGATCGACCGACCACCCCCGCGAATCCGGCCATCACCAGACATCCGACCAGCACCACGAATCCGGCCGCCGTCGACCGGCCTACCGCGACCGAACATCCGACCGCTGTTGCGAATCCGGCGGCGGCCGAACATCCGACCAACGCCGACCGGCCGACCATCACCGGACATCCGACCAACAGGGATCATCCAACCACCGCCGATCCTTCGGCCACCTCCGGTCACCCGACCGACGCGAATCGTTCGGCCACCGCCATTCGCCAGACCACCGCCGATCGGCCTACCACGGACGAACATCCGACCACTGCTGCGAATCTGGCCGCCGCCGAACATCCGGCCGATGCCATTCGTCAGACCATCACCGGACATCCGACCAACGCGGGTCATCCGACCTCTGGGGATCGTCCGACCGCCACCGATTATCCCGCCACAGCGGCGAATCCGCCCGCCACACGCGGTACGGCCGGGCGGATGCCGACGGGTGCCGAATTGCTGCTCGAACTTCGCGCCGACGGCACTCGGCGGCATGCGCTGGAGGAAGCCTTCCGGACCGCCATCCGTGACGGGCGGCTGGCGGCCGGGACCGCTCTGCCGTCCAGCCGGGACCTCGCCACTCAACTCGGGCTGTCGCGTGGCACGGTCACCACGGTCTATGAGCAGCTGGCGGCCGAGGGGTGGTTGAGCGCGCGGCAGGGCGCGGGTACCCGGGTGGCCGACGGTGCCGTCGAATCGGGACCCGGCATCGCGGCGCCCGCGCGACCGGAGGCGCGGTATCGCTTCGATCTGCGTCCGGGCCGGCCGGATGTCGGGGGGTTCCCTCGCAATGACTGGGCACGGGCGATGCGTACCGTGCTGCGCGACGCGCCGGACGAGGCCTTCGGATTCGGGGATCCGCGCGGGCGGCCGGAGCTGCGGGCCACACTGGCTGCCTATCTGGGGCGGGTGCGCGGGGTTCGGGTCGATCCCGCGCATCTGGTGATCTGTTCCGGGTACACCCAGGCGCTGGGTCTGCTCGCCGAGGTGTTCGCGGAGTCGGGTATCGGGGCGGTCGGGATGGAGGATCCGTCGATCGGCGATCATGTCCGGTTGGTCGCGGGCCGGGTGCCTCTTGTCGATATTCCGGTGGACGACAACGGGATTCGGGTGGACGCGCTGGCCGCCACGGGCGTCGGTGCGGCGGTCTGTACCCCTGCGCACCAGTTCCCGACGGGAGTGGCCATGACCGCGGACCGCCGGACCGCTCTGCTGGACTGGGCCGACGGATGCAACGGCTGGATCGTCGAGGACGATTACGACGGGGAGTTCCGCTACGACCGGCACCCCACCGCCGCACTGCAATCGCGCCGCCCGGCGCGGGTGGTGTACGCGGGCTCGACCAGCAAGACCATCGGCCCGGCCGTGCGGCTGGGCTGGATCGCCTGTCCGCCCGCGCTGCTGGAACCCCTGCTGGCCGCCAAACGCCGGACCCACGACTGGCGTCATCTGGATCAGCTCGCCCTGGCCCGCCTCATCGATACCGGCGGCTACGACCGGCACCTGCGGACCGTGCGGCGCGCCTATCGCCGCCGCCGTGATCTGTTCACCGCCGCGATCCGAAACGACCTGCCGCACAGTGTGATCCGCGGCCTGGAGGCGGGGCTGCACGCGGTCCTCGAGCTCCCGCCCGGGGTGACCGAGGCGGCGGCCGTCACCGCACTGGCCGCGGCCGCCGTGACCACGTTCCCCCTGGCCGAGCTGCTCCGCACCGATCGTGACCACTATCCGCCCTCCCTCGTCATCGGTTACGCCACCCCGGCGGCGCGGGACTACCCCGCTGCCCTCGGCGCCCTCACCCGTGCGCTCGCCGGACTCGGCCCGTCTCCTGCCACCTGAATCTTTGCGTTCACGAACTCCGTTGGGACACAGTCGTACCGGCAGAATGCGGCCGGGGACCCGCTGCGCGGTCAGGTACCGTTGCGTCTCCGGGACATCGCGGAGCCGCCGGTCGGCGTCGCATCCGCGGATTCGGTTGCGGGAGTGGCCGCTTCGGACCCGCCGGTGCGGCCCGGTGGACGGCCGCGCCGGGCCGACGCCTGCCGCACGGCACGCAACCGCTCCAGTACGACTTCCGGATCGTCGCCGACATCGATGTCGACCGCGGAGGCCGCGAGCGCCTCGTACTGCTGCCGCCGCCGGGCCTCCCGATACCGGAGCACATCGTCGAGACGTAAACGGTGGAAACGCTTTCCGACCAGTTCGGCCGGCAGCTCCCCCTTCTCGATCCAGCGTTTGACCGTCGGCCGGCTCACCCCGAGCAGGTCGGCGGCCTGCTGGGAGGTCAGCGCCACGGCAGGCCGGGACAGCGAGTCGCCCATGAGATCACCTCTCCTCCGTCACCGAATGTCCGGTTCACGGTACGGCGGGGGTACGACACGAATTCGGCGTCGCACACGGCGACATGGCCGGATCGGGGGCCGAGCCGTGCGATCAGCTGTGCACCGGCACCTCGACCCCGCCGGGGTCGCGCTCGTCGTGCAGGGTCGGCGAATTCGCCAGCAGAATGATGCCGACGATCACGACGACGGCGGCAGCGGCCAGCGGGAGCGGTTGCGGCTGCGCGGCGACGGCGAACAGGGTCACCCCGGCCAGATAGCTCAGCGACGGATCGGTGATCGTCATGGTGGTGAGCGCGGTCGGCAGCGAACCGCGAGCGAAGGCCTCCTGGGTCAGCACCGCGCCGATCGTGGTGGTGACCGGGATGGCGAACAGGGCCCAGGTGATCTGTGGCAGCGCCGGAACGGCGATCGCGGTGACCACGGCCGTGGTCGATACGCAACATCCGGCGGCGACCGCGGTCAGGGCGGACCGCATCTGCGGCGACCCGACCAGCCGGGAGGCGATCAGCGCCACCACGATCGCGGCCAGGATCAGCCCGCCCGCGGCCGGCAGGGCCGAGGTCCGCACATGCCCGTGCGGTACACCCTGCGCGATCAGCAGGGCCAGACCCGCGCACACCGCGACGGTGCCCACCCAGTCCCGGCGCAGCAGCGCCCGGCCGCGCCGGCGCGCCGCGAGCGGCAGCGCGAACAACAGCTGCACCACCAGCAGCGCCTGCACCATCGGCAGCGCGCCGAAGCGCAGGGCCGCGGCGTGGGAGAGGAATCCCGCGACGCTCGCGACCTGCCCGGCCAGCCAGCGGCGGCTGGTCAGCAACGAGCGGAAGATCCCGGCGACGGCCAGGACCCGGGTCGTATCGGGATCCGCGAGCGCGGCCTTACGCGCACTGCTCTGCTGCAACGACGCCGACAGCGCGAACAGCATCGCCGAAACCAGCGCCAGCATCGCGCTGAGCAGCCCCGAACTCATCGGGCCGGGCCCGGACGTCCGCAGCGGACCGGCGGAAGACACACCATGTCCACATCCTGGGCATTCCGGGTGAACCCCGGTTGTCGGGCAGATGGACCGTTTCCGGCGACCGCCACACGTCCTACTTGTAGTTCGACAGGCACGCGGCCTCACCGTCGAGGACGCCGGTGCGGAACGCGTCGATGCGCTGATAGCCGCTGGCGACCACCTTGCCGCCCACATCGCTGGCCGCGAGACCGTCGGCGAGCAGGCCGGATACGGCGGCATCCAGGTCACCCGCGGTCAGTTGCACCTCGCTGCCGGGATCGCTGAACTTCGTGGACACCACGCCGGCCAGGCAGACCGTCCGCAACCCGGCGGTGTCGGCGCCGGTCAGGCTCAGCTTGCGACTCTGCTCGACGGCCAGCATGTAGCGCGAGACGAAGACGATGAACGCGTTGTAGTTGCCGTCCACCATCGCCGACAGCGGTTCGTTGTCGCCGGCCTGCTGCCCGGCCCGTTTCGCCAGCTCGGGCACATCGGTACCGATGGTGCCGCTGGCCGGGCAGTAGGAGGCCGGTTCCACGCCGGCGGCCGGTGCGCAGTTCTTCACGATGCCCGAGTAGTCGAACCGGGGCGGCTGCGGCAGCGGGTAGAGCTTGGCGAGCGCCCCCGCGACCAGATTCAGCGAGTTGTTGTCGACCGGCAGCTGTCCCTCCTCGTCACCGGGCTTGTAGGTGACGGGCAGTTCGCCGCGGCGCTTCTGAATCTCCTTGCGGTTGATGTTCTTACACGCGACGGCGCCGTCCTGCCAGCCCATCTGCACCGCGGTGACCCGCTCGAACGCGGAACCGTGCACGTTGTGCGGATTGTTCGGATCCTGGTCGCGCACAGCCACCGTCGCGCCCAGCACACCGTTGAGACCGTCGGTGGTGTTCAGTGTGAAGTGGGTGGAGCCGCCGTCGGCGACGTGCCGCAGGAACACCCCCGCGAAACAGTCCGCCTGCTGCTCCAATACCAGGCCCGGAGTGAGGAATCCGTTGAGCCGCGCGAGATGCTGGATGGAGTGCCCGTACTCGTGCGCGAGCACCATGACCACGGCCATCTTGCCGTACTTCTGGGAGATCAGCGGCAGCAGCACTCCGCGGTCCCAGCCGATGGTCTGATCCACCGAGCAGTAGGCCGCGTTCACCACGTGATAGGTGCCGGCCCGGCAGAACGTGATCTGTTGTTCCTGCGGCGCGCGGGCGTCCCAGGAGAAGAAGTGATTCACCGGCACGAACGTGCCCTTGTCGAAGGTCTTGCCGTACTCGGTCTTCCAGAAATCGCCGAGGTCGGCGATGGTGTTGAGCGCCAGCCGATCCATCTCGCCGCCGTCGCCGTTGTCGGCGCGCAGCGGCGCGTCCGGTACCCCCGCCCGCGGACCGCTCGGCTCGTTCTGCGCCGATCCGGCCGCCGGCCAGGACCCGCTGTCCGCCGCGGCGGCCTGAGGTTGTTGCGGCACAGCGTTGTTCGTCGCCGCGCCCCCGCATCCCGCCAGCAGCAGCGCCGTCGCCAGCAGACCGGACAGCATCACCGGCCACCGTCGTGTCCCCGTCATCGGATCTCGTTCCTCCCCGAATACCACAGTCGCACACCCGAAACGGGTGCCGGGCCGCCGTCGCGGCGTACCGGGTCCCGTGCACGAGCGCTCACATCGTAATCGCGCGGGGCGACACCCGCGCAACAACGATTCCCGATCGCATCCGATCGGATCACCCGCACGCCCGATACCGGGCGGCCGGATCAGCCGTGCTTGCGGTGCGGCACGAACTCCAGCGTGAACAGGGCCAGCCCGGTGAACACGATCTCCCGCCAGCGCAGCAGCACGAACCGCTGATCGCCGAACGAGTTGAACTTGCGCAGGAACCGGTACAGCGACTCCAGCCGGATCATCGGATCCAGCGTGCGGGCCAGCATGTACAGCGCCTGCTTCACCCGGGAGCGCTGCTTGTCCGAGTACAGCTCGGGGAAGGCGGCGAAGGCCAGCGAGATGCGCCGCACCCCGGTGCGCTTACCGTGCTCGATCAGGTCGACGATCATGCGCTCGTCCAGGCCGTTGGGCGCGTCCTTGCGGCGCCACGGCACGTCCAGGCTCAGTTCGCTGCCCCTATTCGAGCTTCCGTAGCGCTGGAACCCCACCACCGTGCCGTCGGCATCGCGCGCGATCACCAGCAGCATGCCCGGATTCCGGCCGTCCAGCAGATGGTCGAGGATCATCGAGAAACCGCGGGTCTGCCGGCCCTGATTCCACTCGTCGACGATCGAGAACAGCGTGTCGCGCATCGGGTCGGTGAGTTCGCGCTCCGGCACGATCTCGGTGGTGACGCCGAAGTTGCGGGTGCGGCTGACCGCCTGGCGGAGGTTGCGGAACTTCCGGCCGACCAGATCGAATTCGTCCACGTCGACGACCACGTCGCGGCCGATCGGGATGGCGTGCAGCCCGTGGTGGTCGATCGCGCGGGTACGCCACAGCTCCGACATCTGCGGGCTCGCGCCCAGCACGGCGATCCGCCAGCCCTGGTTGTGCGCGAATTCGGAGAATTCACCCACCAGCGCGCCGAACCGCTCCCGGTCGCCGACCGGATCGCCCGCCACCACCGCCACGCCGAACCGGGCCCGGTAGCCGATCGCCGCGGTGGACGTGTCGTCGAAGAAGTAGGTCTTGGACGAGTGCAGCGCGAACGGCGCCAGCGGGTCGGTGGTCGTACCCTCGATCAGCTCCGCGATCTGGAACCGCTGCTCCGGCTGCGCTCGCGAGTTCTGCGGCAGCATCAGCAGGAATCCGGTGGCGGCCAGGCAGACGAAGCCCACCGCCGGATGCTGGTCCCGGTACGCGACATTGGACACGCCCAGCACGATCACGGCCAGCGTGACGTGCGGCAGTGTGATCGGCCGGCGCAGGTGCAGCCCGCGGGCCACGAAAAGTCCGGAGATCGACACCGCGACGAGCCAGCCGCGGTTCACGCCCTCGCGCGCGGCCCGGTCGGCCACATACAGCAGGACGACCCCGACCAGCAGCAACATCGCGATCAGCGGCAGTCGCACGGCGCGGGTGGGCGACAATGCCGCCTGCCGGTAGGTGCGGTAACCCGCTACCCCGTAACCCAAACCGGAGTTCAGATCAGCCACGTCACAACCCCCCGGTCGCGCTCCCGTGCCGTCGCCATAGTGGTCCTCCCGATGATCTTTCCATCCACACACTATGCGGAACGGTAGTTCCGTCTTCCACCGGACCGCTCGGAAACGCGGCGGCACAGCATGCGGGTCGTACAACCCATATCGCTCGCAGGCTGTTCCCAGCAACTGGGTTTTCGGTTCTTCTCGGCCTCCTCCCCTCAGCCGCCGAACACCCGCTCGACGACCGTTTTGGCCCGGCGGGTGACCCGCATGTAGTGATCGAGGAATTCGCTGCCGTCGTCGTTGGGCCAGCCCGCGACCCGCGCGACCGCCGACAACAGCCGGCCCGGACCGGGCAGCTGATCGGCGGGTTTGCCCCGGACCAGGACCAGGGCGTTGCGCGCCTTGGTCGCTGTGAGCCACGCATCGCGCAGCAGCGCGATATCGGTGGCGTCCAGCAGTTCGGCCCGCTCGATGGCGTCCAGCGACTCCAGCGTGGACGTGTTGTGCAGCTCCGGCACCTCGTGCGCGTACCGCAACTGCATCAACTGCACGGTCCACTCGATATCGGCCAGCCCGCCGCGGCCCAGTTTGGTGTGCGTGGCGGGATTCGCCCCGCGCGGCAGCCGCTCCGAATCGACCCGGGCCTTGATCCGCCGGATCTCCCGCACCGAGTCCGCCGACACGCCGCCCGCGGGGTATCGGACCGCATCGATCATCCGCAGGAATCGCACGCCGAGCTCCTGATCGCCCGCGACCTGATGGGCCCGCAGCAGCGCCTGCACCTCCCAGGCCTGCGCCCACTGCTGGTAGTAGGCCTCGTAGGCGGCCAGTGTCCGCACCAGCGAACCGTTGCGGCCCTCCGGCCGCAGCCCCGCGTCCACCTGCAGCGGCGGGTCGGTACTCGGCGCCCCGAGCAGCCGTTGTACCTGCTCCGCGACGCCGTTCGCCCACTTCACCGCGATCGTCTCGTCCGCGCCGGGCCGCGGATCGCAGACGAACAGCACATCGGCGTCGGAGCCGTAACCCAGTTCGAAACCGCCGAGCCGGCCCATGCCGATGACCGCCAGATCCGCCGGCGCGGGCTCGTCCTGTTCCAGTTCGCTCGACCGGATCACCGCCTGCAGCGCGGCCTCCAGCACCGCGACCCACACCAGCGACAGCGACCGGCACACCTCCGGCACATCGAGCATGCCCAGCACATCCGCGGACGCCACCCGGGCCAGCTCGTGGCGGCGCAGCGACCGCGCGGTCGCGACCGCGCGGCGCGGATCGTCGTAGCGGGCGACCGCGGCCACGATGCGGCTGCCGACCTCGGCCGGCTGCGTGGTCGTGAGCAGCGGGCCGTCCGGTCCGTCGGCGAACATCCGGATCGTCTCCGGCGCGTTGATCAGCAGGTCCGGCAGATACGCCGAGGACCCGAGCACGATCATCAGCCGCTGCGCGACGGCGCTCTCGTCGCGCAGCTCGCGCAGGAACCAGATCTCGTCGTCGAGGCCCTCCGAGACGCGGCGATAGGCCAGCAGCCCGGCGTCCGGATTGGGGGTGTCGCCGAGCCACTCCAGCAGCGTCGGCAGCAGCAGCGCCTGGATGCGGCCCTTGCGGCCCACCTCGCCGGTCAGCGCCTTGAGGTGGCCGAGCGCGTGGGTGGGGTCGGCGTAGCCGAGTGCGGCCAGCTGCCGTACCGCCGCCTCCGGGCTCAGCCGCAGCGAGTCCGCGTCCAGCCGCGCCACCGATTCCAGCAGCGGCCGGTAGAACAGTTTGGCGTGCAGCCGCCGCACCCGCAGGGCGTTGCGCTTGATCTCGCTCTGCAGCACGCCGACCGCGTCCTGACGGCCGTCCGGACGCATATGGGCGGCACGCGCCAGCCAGCGCATGCCCTCCTCGTCGTCGGCGGCCGGCAGGGTGTGGGTCCGCTTGAGCCGCTGCAACTGCAACCGGTGCTCGAGCAACCGGAGGAATTCGTAGGAGGCGGTCAGGTTGGCCGAGTCGTCGCGGCCGATGTAACCACCGGCGGCCAGCGCCGCCAGCGCCTCCACCGTGCCCTGTACGTGCAGTTTCTCGTCGGCCTTACCGTGCACCAATTGCAGTAGCTGCACCGCGAATTCGACGTCGCGCAGGCTGCCGTGACCGAGTTTCAGTTCGCGCTCGCGCATGTCCGCGGGCACCAGGTCCTCGACCCGCCGCCGCATCGCCTGCACGTCGGCGACGAAATCCGAACGCTCCGAGGCATTCCAGACCATCGGCAGCAGTTCCGCGCGGTACTCCTCGCCGAGCTCCAGATCGCCGGTGGCGGGCCGCATCTTCAGCAGCGCCTGGAACTCCCAGGTGCGGGCCCACCGCTTGTAGTACGCCACATGGGATTCCAGCGTGCGCACCAGCGCGCCGGCCTTGCCCTCCGGCCGCAGCGCCGCGTCCACCTCGAAGAAGGCGTTGCCGGCCACCGACATCAGCTCCGCGGCCAGCCGGGTCGCCTCGGTGTCGGCCGGTTCGGCGACGAACACCAGATCCACGTCCGAGACGTAATTCAGTTCCCGCGCACCGCATTTACCCATCGCGATCACACCGAGCCGCGACGACACCGGCCGCTCCGGGCACACCCGCGCCACCGCCACCGACAGCGCCGCGGTGAGCGCGGCGTCGGCGAGATCGGTGAGATGCCGGCCGACCTGCTGATACGGCAGCACCGGCTCGTTCTCGACGGTGGCGGCCAGATCGATCGCCGCCAGCAACATCAGCTGATCGCGATACCGCTTGCGCAGCAATGCGATGGACTCCGGCCCGTGGATCTCGGCCCGGTGGATCATC
This DNA window, taken from Nocardia sp. BMG111209, encodes the following:
- a CDS encoding aminotransferase class I/II-fold pyridoxal phosphate-dependent enzyme, translating into MPPPRKTARRTTADRPTTPANPAITRHPTSTTNPAAVDRPTTDEPPTTAANPAAAEHPADAIRQTITGYPTNRDHPTTADHSATSDHPTNTDRPTNANHSATSGHPTNANHSATADRSAVAIRQTTPDRPTTPANPAITRHPTSTTNPAAVDRPTATEHPTAVANPAAAEHPTNADRPTITGHPTNRDHPTTADPSATSGHPTDANRSATAIRQTTADRPTTDEHPTTAANLAAAEHPADAIRQTITGHPTNAGHPTSGDRPTATDYPATAANPPATRGTAGRMPTGAELLLELRADGTRRHALEEAFRTAIRDGRLAAGTALPSSRDLATQLGLSRGTVTTVYEQLAAEGWLSARQGAGTRVADGAVESGPGIAAPARPEARYRFDLRPGRPDVGGFPRNDWARAMRTVLRDAPDEAFGFGDPRGRPELRATLAAYLGRVRGVRVDPAHLVICSGYTQALGLLAEVFAESGIGAVGMEDPSIGDHVRLVAGRVPLVDIPVDDNGIRVDALAATGVGAAVCTPAHQFPTGVAMTADRRTALLDWADGCNGWIVEDDYDGEFRYDRHPTAALQSRRPARVVYAGSTSKTIGPAVRLGWIACPPALLEPLLAAKRRTHDWRHLDQLALARLIDTGGYDRHLRTVRRAYRRRRDLFTAAIRNDLPHSVIRGLEAGLHAVLELPPGVTEAAAVTALAAAAVTTFPLAELLRTDRDHYPPSLVIGYATPAARDYPAALGALTRALAGLGPSPAT
- a CDS encoding helix-turn-helix domain-containing protein → MGDSLSRPAVALTSQQAADLLGVSRPTVKRWIEKGELPAELVGKRFHRLRLDDVLRYREARRRQQYEALAASAVDIDVGDDPEVVLERLRAVRQASARRGRPPGRTGGSEAATPATESADATPTGGSAMSRRRNGT
- a CDS encoding DMT family transporter gives rise to the protein MSSAGPLRTSGPGPMSSGLLSAMLALVSAMLFALSASLQQSSARKAALADPDTTRVLAVAGIFRSLLTSRRWLAGQVASVAGFLSHAAALRFGALPMVQALLVVQLLFALPLAARRRGRALLRRDWVGTVAVCAGLALLIAQGVPHGHVRTSALPAAGGLILAAIVVALIASRLVGSPQMRSALTAVAAGCCVSTTAVVTAIAVPALPQITWALFAIPVTTTIGAVLTQEAFARGSLPTALTTMTITDPSLSYLAGVTLFAVAAQPQPLPLAAAAVVVIVGIILLANSPTLHDERDPGGVEVPVHS
- a CDS encoding metallopeptidase, whose amino-acid sequence is MTGTRRWPVMLSGLLATALLLAGCGGAATNNAVPQQPQAAAADSGSWPAAGSAQNEPSGPRAGVPDAPLRADNGDGGEMDRLALNTIADLGDFWKTEYGKTFDKGTFVPVNHFFSWDARAPQEQQITFCRAGTYHVVNAAYCSVDQTIGWDRGVLLPLISQKYGKMAVVMVLAHEYGHSIQHLARLNGFLTPGLVLEQQADCFAGVFLRHVADGGSTHFTLNTTDGLNGVLGATVAVRDQDPNNPHNVHGSAFERVTAVQMGWQDGAVACKNINRKEIQKRRGELPVTYKPGDEEGQLPVDNNSLNLVAGALAKLYPLPQPPRFDYSGIVKNCAPAAGVEPASYCPASGTIGTDVPELAKRAGQQAGDNEPLSAMVDGNYNAFIVFVSRYMLAVEQSRKLSLTGADTAGLRTVCLAGVVSTKFSDPGSEVQLTAGDLDAAVSGLLADGLAASDVGGKVVASGYQRIDAFRTGVLDGEAACLSNYK
- a CDS encoding bifunctional lysylphosphatidylglycerol flippase/synthetase MprF, with amino-acid sequence MADLNSGLGYGVAGYRTYRQAALSPTRAVRLPLIAMLLLVGVVLLYVADRAAREGVNRGWLVAVSISGLFVARGLHLRRPITLPHVTLAVIVLGVSNVAYRDQHPAVGFVCLAATGFLLMLPQNSRAQPEQRFQIAELIEGTTTDPLAPFALHSSKTYFFDDTSTAAIGYRARFGVAVVAGDPVGDRERFGALVGEFSEFAHNQGWRIAVLGASPQMSELWRTRAIDHHGLHAIPIGRDVVVDVDEFDLVGRKFRNLRQAVSRTRNFGVTTEIVPERELTDPMRDTLFSIVDEWNQGRQTRGFSMILDHLLDGRNPGMLLVIARDADGTVVGFQRYGSSNRGSELSLDVPWRRKDAPNGLDERMIVDLIEHGKRTGVRRISLAFAAFPELYSDKQRSRVKQALYMLARTLDPMIRLESLYRFLRKFNSFGDQRFVLLRWREIVFTGLALFTLEFVPHRKHG
- a CDS encoding bifunctional [glutamine synthetase] adenylyltransferase/[glutamine synthetase]-adenylyl-L-tyrosine phosphorylase; the encoded protein is MVRPPTARPAVPGAGRLGLLEPTAADSLRELAWDNVESIPLLWALSRSPDADLALLTLIRLREKLGTEWAALDSALRSETSLRGRLFALIGSSSAFADHLVADPAVWPMLRRRELPDRAELIADLLAAVGATPESGAGPMIHRAEIHGPESIALLRKRYRDQLMLLAAIDLAATVENEPVLPYQQVGRHLTDLADAALTAALSVAVARVCPERPVSSRLGVIAMGKCGARELNYVSDVDLVFVAEPADTEATRLAAELMSVAGNAFFEVDAALRPEGKAGALVRTLESHVAYYKRWARTWEFQALLKMRPATGDLELGEEYRAELLPMVWNASERSDFVADVQAMRRRVEDLVPADMRERELKLGHGSLRDVEFAVQLLQLVHGKADEKLHVQGTVEALAALAAGGYIGRDDSANLTASYEFLRLLEHRLQLQRLKRTHTLPAADDEEGMRWLARAAHMRPDGRQDAVGVLQSEIKRNALRVRRLHAKLFYRPLLESVARLDADSLRLSPEAAVRQLAALGYADPTHALGHLKALTGEVGRKGRIQALLLPTLLEWLGDTPNPDAGLLAYRRVSEGLDDEIWFLRELRDESAVAQRLMIVLGSSAYLPDLLINAPETIRMFADGPDGPLLTTTQPAEVGSRIVAAVARYDDPRRAVATARSLRRHELARVASADVLGMLDVPEVCRSLSLVWVAVLEAALQAVIRSSELEQDEPAPADLAVIGMGRLGGFELGYGSDADVLFVCDPRPGADETIAVKWANGVAEQVQRLLGAPSTDPPLQVDAGLRPEGRNGSLVRTLAAYEAYYQQWAQAWEVQALLRAHQVAGDQELGVRFLRMIDAVRYPAGGVSADSVREIRRIKARVDSERLPRGANPATHTKLGRGGLADIEWTVQLMQLRYAHEVPELHNTSTLESLDAIERAELLDATDIALLRDAWLTATKARNALVLVRGKPADQLPGPGRLLSAVARVAGWPNDDGSEFLDHYMRVTRRAKTVVERVFGG